From the Desulfosarcina sp. BuS5 genome, one window contains:
- a CDS encoding dipeptide/oligopeptide/nickel ABC transporter permease/ATP-binding protein — translation MLNKIRLHKNLKGMIGPFILFSFFIMAIFAPWIAPFDLKTLNDSFLSPVLSPGNTHFLGTNDIGQDIFSELIFGARVSLLIGLAAAILATLIGGFIGIVSGFFRKIIDDILMRITDIFLLIPGLPLIIILSAYIGPGIGKIIIVISLLSWPATARVVRARVLQVREAAFVMSAKSLGAGNFSIMFKHILPNTLEILFAKGSLAVAGAMLTEAGISFLGLGDPVHKSWGMMLNDAFSNGGVVGGRFWWYLPPIFCICLSVLGFTLSGYVVLHKNDEHYFSQSGCLNKFISKSNKPEIDSEKNNPVFVKELNVKFQNSDGATLQVLDNINFGIKKNEKIALIGETGSGKSILLLALLRLLPSDARVSGKIMVKNKNIFNFSDEEMRKVRGRKIAYIPQGTGNALNPVQKIAFQVAEPFRIGQGFKKKAAIKKAVALLDKMGIENAEKRAFDYPHHYSGGMKQRALIAMALAGQADLLLADEPTKGLDRNKCNDILKIFLNLNQKTILAVTHDLLFAEKFADRIAVMYASRLVETAPKESFFLNPLHPFSQAMIAAMPSHGLQVLTGFTPMQNRCNEQGCNFRIKCGKAFDKCFKKPPFFKIGDHQVRCWLYAP, via the coding sequence ATGCTTAATAAAATCCGGCTTCACAAAAATTTAAAAGGAATGATAGGTCCGTTTATACTATTCTCTTTTTTTATAATGGCCATTTTCGCGCCATGGATTGCTCCTTTTGATTTAAAAACCTTGAATGATTCTTTTCTTTCTCCTGTTCTTTCTCCGGGAAACACCCATTTTTTAGGGACAAACGATATTGGGCAGGATATTTTCAGCGAACTGATATTCGGCGCAAGGGTATCCCTGCTTATCGGTCTGGCAGCGGCAATTCTCGCTACGCTTATTGGCGGTTTTATCGGCATAGTTTCAGGATTTTTCCGAAAAATCATAGACGATATTCTTATGCGTATTACAGATATATTCCTTCTTATCCCGGGTCTGCCCCTTATTATTATCCTGTCCGCTTATATTGGACCTGGAATTGGAAAAATTATTATTGTTATTTCTCTTTTGTCATGGCCTGCTACAGCCAGGGTAGTCAGGGCGCGCGTACTCCAAGTACGCGAAGCAGCCTTTGTCATGAGCGCAAAAAGCCTGGGCGCCGGAAATTTTTCCATAATGTTTAAGCATATCCTTCCAAACACCCTGGAAATCCTATTTGCCAAAGGTTCCCTCGCTGTTGCCGGCGCCATGTTAACCGAGGCCGGCATAAGTTTTCTGGGGCTGGGGGATCCTGTTCATAAAAGCTGGGGAATGATGTTAAATGATGCTTTTTCAAATGGCGGTGTGGTAGGCGGGCGCTTTTGGTGGTATCTTCCCCCGATTTTTTGTATCTGCCTTTCGGTTCTGGGTTTTACGCTTTCAGGTTATGTTGTTTTGCATAAAAATGATGAACATTATTTTTCTCAATCCGGTTGTTTGAACAAGTTCATCAGTAAAAGCAACAAACCCGAAATTGATTCGGAAAAAAACAATCCGGTTTTTGTAAAGGAGCTTAATGTTAAATTTCAAAACAGTGATGGCGCAACATTACAAGTACTTGATAATATTAATTTTGGTATAAAGAAAAATGAAAAAATCGCCCTGATAGGAGAAACGGGAAGCGGGAAAAGTATTTTGCTTCTGGCCCTGCTCAGGCTGCTGCCTTCCGATGCAAGGGTTTCAGGCAAAATTATGGTTAAAAATAAAAATATTTTCAATTTTTCAGATGAAGAAATGCGCAAAGTCCGGGGACGCAAAATAGCGTATATTCCCCAGGGTACTGGGAATGCCTTAAACCCGGTGCAAAAAATCGCATTCCAGGTGGCCGAGCCTTTCAGGATTGGCCAGGGATTTAAAAAAAAAGCTGCCATTAAAAAAGCTGTTGCTCTTTTGGATAAAATGGGGATTGAAAATGCCGAAAAAAGGGCCTTTGATTATCCGCATCATTACAGCGGCGGGATGAAGCAGCGGGCATTGATCGCAATGGCCCTGGCAGGTCAGGCGGACCTGCTGCTGGCTGACGAACCGACAAAAGGGCTTGACAGGAATAAATGTAACGATATTTTAAAAATTTTTTTAAATTTAAACCAAAAAACCATTCTTGCGGTTACGCATGACCTCTTGTTTGCGGAAAAATTTGCTGATCGTATTGCCGTTATGTATGCATCAAGACTTGTTGAAACTGCTCCCAAAGAGTCATTTTTTTTAAACCCGCTCCATCCTTTTTCTCAGGCCATGATAGCAGCGATGCCCTCTCATGGTTTACAGGTTTTAACCGGATTTACTCCAATGCAAAACAGATGCAATGAACAAGGGTGCAACTTTCGTATAAAATGCGGCAAGGCTTTTGATAAATGCTTTAAAAAGCCTCCCTTTTTTAAAATTGGCGACCATCAGGTAAGGTGCTGGCTTTATGCTCCTTGA
- a CDS encoding ABC transporter ATP-binding protein → MLLEIKNLEKRFKTGRLKKKQAVVLSKINLILRKGETTGIVGESGAGKTTLGLILAGLIKPDKGQILFKGKKIDSLTKEEKKEYRRQIQVVFQHPESTFNPKWKMKQSFLEPFKIHRIPFSEKIILKHLSRVGLNTEILNRYPSQLSGGELQRIAISRVMSLNPAIIVLDEPTSMLDNITQAQIIRLLEKIQKQKGVSYLFISHDPDLVRLFCKRIYELDRARGLNNLGTGTK, encoded by the coding sequence ATGCTCCTTGAAATCAAAAATCTGGAAAAGAGATTTAAGACCGGCCGGCTGAAAAAAAAGCAGGCTGTAGTTCTATCAAAAATTAATCTTATTCTCCGTAAAGGTGAAACAACTGGAATTGTGGGCGAAAGCGGCGCAGGAAAAACAACCCTGGGATTAATTCTGGCAGGGCTCATTAAACCTGATAAAGGGCAAATTTTATTTAAAGGAAAAAAAATCGATTCCCTGACAAAGGAGGAAAAAAAAGAGTACCGGCGTCAAATCCAGGTTGTCTTTCAACATCCGGAAAGCACTTTTAATCCAAAATGGAAGATGAAACAAAGTTTTCTTGAGCCTTTTAAAATTCACAGGATTCCATTTTCAGAAAAAATTATTTTAAAACATCTTTCCCGCGTGGGACTTAACACCGAAATTTTAAACCGATACCCGTCACAACTCTCCGGCGGAGAACTCCAGAGAATCGCAATTTCCAGGGTTATGAGCCTTAATCCCGCAATTATTGTGCTGGATGAGCCTACAAGCATGCTGGATAATATAACCCAGGCCCAGATAATTAGGCTGCTGGAAAAAATCCAAAAGCAAAAAGGAGTAAGTTACCTCTTTATCAGCCATGATCCGGATCTGGTCAGACTGTTCTGTAAAAGGATATACGAACTGGATAGGGCACGTGGATTAAATAACTTAGGAACGGGGACGAAATAA